In Lolium perenne isolate Kyuss_39 chromosome 5, Kyuss_2.0, whole genome shotgun sequence, the sequence ttggacatatgagtgaacatggcatggcagaattgcacaggagagacctgctagatggctgcaatttgagtaagtttgagttctgtgagcactgcatttttggtaagcataaaagagttaaattcaatgcttccgttcataccaccaaagggattttagattatgtgcatgctgatgtgtggggaccttcccgcaagacttctcttggtggtgcaaattacatgcttactatcatagatgattactccagaaaagtgtggcctttctttctgaaacataaatctgatgtgtttgatgcttttagaaagtggaaagttatggtagagaagcaaacagaaaagaaagttaaattgcttcgtactgacaatggcatggagttttgttctactgttttcaatgattattgcagcgatgaaggcattgtcaggcaccacaccatcccatatactcctcagcagaatggtgtggcggagaggatgaacagaaccatcatctccaaggctcgctgcatgttgtctaatgccggtatgcatagacgtttacgggctgaagcagcctccaccgctttgttacttgataaacaggtcaccttgtattccgcttgataagaaaactcctattgaggtatggtctggttcacctgctgattattcacagttgagagttttcggttgcactgcttatgctcatgttgataatggaaagctagagcccagggctgttaagtgtgtgtttcttggttatggttcaggagttaaggcatataagttatggaatcctgaaactaagaaagttttgcatagcaggaatgtagtctttaatgaggctgtcatgttttataagagttcatctacagaTGTTAATGATGCTGTTGATTTTTCCGATAATTCGATGATGAACAACGAGAGGattagcgtgcaggtggagcacgtggaggagaaagaaaatgatgttgctgaaaatgataacaccgttgttcagcactcaccacctattttgcagcaaacaaatagttccATTCTTCTTTgatagaccgaggcgtaacaaaggtccacgtcctcgtttaattgaagaatgtaatcttgttcatcatgctttgagttgtgctgaacaggtggagcatgatactgaacctgctacatatactgaggccgttgcatccgttgaccacgtgaagtggatttctgctatgcaagaggagatgcagtcgcttgacaagaatggcacatgggatgttgtgcccttGCCTAAACAGAAAAAGGCTGTccgctgtaagtggatatttaaaagaaaagaaggtttgtctcctaatgagcctccgaggtttaaggcaaggttagtagcaaaaggtttcagccaaattccaggtattgattataatgatgtattctctccggttgtgaagcatagttccattcgtgcattctttggtattgtggctatgcgtgatcttgagcttgagcagctagatgtaaagactgcttttctgcatggtgagcttgaggaggagatatacatggaccaacctgaaggttttgttgtgcctggtaaggaggatcttgtttgcaagttgaagaggtccctttatggtctgaaacagtctccaagacagtggtacaaaaggtttgattcatttatgcttgcacatgagtTTAAGAGATCTAAATATGATAGTTGTGTCTATATCAAGTTTGTCaatggatcaccaatatacttactgttatatgttgatgatatgttaattgctgccaagagcaagaaagagatcactactttaaagtcacagttaagtagtaagtttgagatgaaggatcttggtgctgctaagaaaatactaggtatggaaattacaagagacagaagatctagtgtgttatttcttagtcagcataattacattcagaaagttcttcatcgttttaatatgcatgatgcaaagtctgttagtacaccaattgcttctcacttcaaattgtcagcattgcaatgtcctagtactgatgaagatattgagtacatgtctcgagttccatattctagtgctgttggttccttgatgtatgccatggtttgttatCGTCCTGATTTATcctatgctatgagtttggtcagtcgatatcTTGCTGATCCTGGTAAAGAATATTGGAgagctgttcagtggattttcaggtaccttcgtggcacatccaaagcttgcttgaagtttggcaagaccggtgagggactccggactcgtaggctatgtggattcagattttgctgccgatttggataagagaagatccctcacaggttatgtgttcactgttggtggatgtgctgtgagttggaaggcaacgttacaatctgttgttgcccaatctacaaccgaagcagaatatatagcaattaatgaagctggcaaagagtctgtttggttgaaaggtttgtatgctgagctttgtggagataattcttgcattaacttgttttctgacagtcaaagtgcaatataccttactaaagatcaaatgttcaatgagaggacaaagcacattgacatcaagtaccattatattcgcgacattgttgctcaaggtaaactgaaggtatgcaagataagtactcatgataatcctgctgatatgatgacaaagccaattcctgtttccaagtttgagctttgctcgagcttggttggtataactgtttagcccaagtggctgtttggcgccagcaagtgtttttcctttgttgttcaggagattgttgaagttcatgctacaagatggaatttgtctcaaggtggagtttgttgtattgtgatccaaattcatatactaaagggaggctaacttctggacgagcggagcgaggcccgtcgccggacggtacggatcgttggcaccgcctatatatacatcttgtaagccgccggctagggttgatcagattataagataacccacggcgtttgtaaacacctcccgatatagtgaagttttgctggctggcgcccgtggttttttccccttctgtgttggaaggggttttccacgttaaatcttgtgtcccctgcgtgtgttcttgtttcgttcttcgttatttgcttgtcgctttgctTTTATAACAGCCGGCAGCAGCACCTACTCTGGCATGTCTTCACCATCTTCTTCGAGGATAATGAGGGCCGTACAGTACCACAAATACGGCGGAGGAGCCGAGGGCCTCAAGCACGTGGAGGTGCcggtgccgtctccgaagaaaggCGAGCTGCTGGTTCGGGTGGAGGCCGCCAGCATCAACCCGCTGGACTGGAGGTTCCAGAAGGGCGTCGGGCGGCCCTTCCTGCCCAGCAAGTTCCCCTTCACCCCGGTCTGCGAGCTCGCTGGCGAGGTAGTGGAGTTGGGCGCTGGGGTGAGCGGCTTCAGGCCAGGCGATAAAATCATCGCCGTCAACTTTCCGGTAAGAAAACGCAAGCACGCGACGTGAGGCGCCTGCTCCGGTTTGGTTGTTTACTGATGTTTTTTTGGTGGTCTCAGGGTAGCGGCGGCCTGGCCGAGTACGCCGTGGTGTCAGCATCGAATGCGGCGTTGAGGCCGCCGGAAGTGTCGGCAGTTGAAGGCGCGTGCATTCCTATCGCGGCAGCCACCGCGCTCATGGCGCTCAGGACGGCCGGGGTCGGCCTCGACGCCGGCGACGGCCCCGCAAAGAACGTGCTGGTCACCGCGGCCTCCGGCGGCGTCGGCACATTCGCCGTGCAGCTGGCTAGCCTCGCGGGACACCACCACGTCACGGCTACCTGTGGCGCGCGCAACCTGGACCTCGTTCGGGGCCTCGGCGCCGACGAGGCGCTAGACTACTGCACCTCGGAGGGCACCGCGCTGCGTGGGCCGTCCGGACGGAAGCACGATGCGGTGGTGCACTGCGCGGAGGGGTTCCCGTGGTCGGCGTTCAAGCCGGCGCTGGCGGACGCCGGTGGCGTGGTGGTGGACCTCACCCCGCGCATCGCGTCCGTCGCTGTCGCAGTGCTGCACTGGCTGTGCTTCTCGAAGAAGAGGCTTGTGCCGCTGATCGTGTCGACGAAGAAGCAGGACATGGACGCACTGCTGGGATTGGTGGTGCAGGGCAAGATCCGGGCTGTGGTCGACTCGCGTTACCCGCTAAGCA encodes:
- the LOC127302247 gene encoding quinone-oxidoreductase QR1, chloroplastic-like: MSSPSSSRIMRAVQYHKYGGGAEGLKHVEVPVPSPKKGELLVRVEAASINPLDWRFQKGVGRPFLPSKFPFTPVCELAGEVVELGAGVSGFRPGDKIIAVNFPGSGGLAEYAVVSASNAALRPPEVSAVEGACIPIAAATALMALRTAGVGLDAGDGPAKNVLVTAASGGVGTFAVQLASLAGHHHVTATCGARNLDLVRGLGADEALDYCTSEGTALRGPSGRKHDAVVHCAEGFPWSAFKPALADAGGVVVDLTPRIASVAVAVLHWLCFSKKRLVPLIVSTKKQDMDALLGLVVQGKIRAVVDSRYPLSRAREGWAKSMSGHATGKIIVDMVKDAE